A window of the Streptomyces sp. NBC_00454 genome harbors these coding sequences:
- a CDS encoding glycosyltransferase — protein sequence MAIDTSPGALPVRAPLAPVPGEPVLDVVIPVFNEEKDLGPCVRRLHEHLTRTFPYPFRITIADNASTDRTPEVAAWLAASVAGVRNTRLEEKGRGRALRTVWGDSEAPVLAYMDVDLSTDLNALLPLVAPLISGHSDLAIGTRLAPSSRVVRGAKREFISRAYNLLLRSSLSARFSDAQCGFKAIRREVAERLLPLVEDSGWFFDTELLVLAERAGLRIHEVPVDWVDDPDSTVHIARTAAEDLKGVWRVGRALAVGALPLDRLARPFGDDPRDRTALPGVPRGLARQLLGFCVVGVLSTLLYLLLYSAARTVAGPQLANAAALLLSAVANTAANRRLTFGVRGRDRAVRHQAQGLVVFAIGLALTSGSLAALAAAGGRPPHSTELAVLVTANLAATVLRFLLFRAWVFPERRANPAHTKDTLR from the coding sequence ATGGCAATCGACACCTCTCCCGGCGCCCTCCCGGTGCGGGCGCCCCTCGCACCCGTGCCGGGCGAGCCCGTCCTCGACGTGGTGATCCCGGTCTTCAACGAGGAGAAGGACCTCGGGCCCTGCGTACGCAGGCTGCACGAGCACCTGACCCGGACCTTCCCGTACCCCTTCCGCATCACCATCGCCGACAACGCCAGCACCGACCGCACCCCCGAGGTCGCGGCCTGGCTCGCCGCCTCGGTCGCCGGGGTGCGCAACACCCGGCTGGAGGAGAAGGGCCGCGGGCGCGCGCTGCGCACGGTGTGGGGGGACTCCGAGGCGCCCGTGCTCGCGTACATGGACGTGGACCTCTCCACCGACCTCAACGCACTGCTGCCGCTGGTCGCCCCGTTGATCTCCGGCCACTCCGACCTCGCCATCGGCACCCGGCTGGCCCCCTCCTCGCGGGTGGTCCGGGGAGCGAAGCGGGAGTTCATCTCCCGGGCCTACAACCTGCTCCTGCGCTCCTCGCTCTCGGCCCGCTTCAGCGATGCACAGTGCGGGTTCAAGGCCATCCGCCGGGAGGTCGCCGAGCGGCTGCTGCCGCTGGTCGAGGACTCCGGCTGGTTCTTCGACACGGAGCTGCTGGTCCTCGCCGAGCGGGCCGGACTGCGGATCCACGAGGTGCCGGTGGACTGGGTGGACGACCCCGATTCCACCGTCCACATCGCCCGCACCGCCGCCGAAGACCTCAAGGGGGTCTGGCGGGTGGGCCGCGCGCTGGCCGTCGGGGCGCTGCCGCTGGACCGGCTCGCCCGCCCCTTCGGCGACGACCCGCGCGATCGCACCGCCCTGCCGGGGGTGCCGCGCGGGCTGGCCCGCCAGCTGCTGGGGTTCTGCGTGGTCGGGGTGCTCTCCACCCTGCTCTACCTGCTGCTCTACTCCGCCGCCCGGACCGTCGCCGGACCCCAGCTGGCCAACGCGGCCGCGCTCCTCCTCTCCGCCGTCGCCAACACCGCCGCCAACCGCCGCCTCACCTTCGGGGTGCGGGGCCGGGACCGGGCCGTGCGCCACCAGGCCCAGGGGCTCGTGGTGTTCGCCATCGGGCTCGCCCTGACCAGCGGCTCGCTCGCCGCGCTCGCGGCCGCGGGCGGCCGGCCGCCCCACAGCACCGAACTGGCCGTCCTGGTCACCGCCAACCTCGCCGCCACCGTGCTGCGCTTCCTGCTCTTCCGCGCCTGGGTGTTCCCCGAACGGCGCGCCAACCCCGCCCACACGAAGGACACCCTGCGATGA